Below is a window of Deltaproteobacteria bacterium DNA.
GGGCTGTTACTGCGCTCATTGGTGCGGCGGAATTAGACCCCGCGCGATGGCCGCCGGACATCCCATTGATGGTCGATTCCCGGGCAAAACTGACTAAAGCACAGGACATGGTCGTCTTCGATCTCGTCATGATGGCGACCGCGGTTCTCTTTCTACACGAGCTCAAGCATGTCGAATTTCACGCAGAACACGCCACCGGTACTCCACGTCCAGAGAAGCTGGCCGAAGAGGAACTCCAATGCGATGTGTGGGCACGCGACTGGTTCATGTCGGGTCTCGCCGACTACGCGAGCAAGAACGGCCACAGCTATCAGGAGGTTTGCTCGAAGCGAGCGTTGGCGCTGTTGCTCGTCTGCGAGTACTTGCGTCTGGCCGACCAGCATTCAGCGGTGTTTATCAGGAACGACTATCCCCCGCTAGCAATACGTATCGCTGCACTGTTTGATGCGGTAGACCTGCCTGTCGGTGATCATTGCTGGGTTGTAGCTGCCTGCATCCTATTCGCGGAAACTAGGCGTCAAGGCAAAATAACACCAGAGTTTGACAACACGTGTTCTAAGCAGATTACACAACGTCTGATCGTTGTACTTACACCATGATGCGCGAGGACAGCTCGCAGGATCGGCTTCGGTGACAGCGTCGGTGACTTGTCCGCGAAGACCGCCGACCTCGTGAAGCTCCGGCTACGGAAGGACATGGGGCTGTTCTACGATGTGCTTCACCGGCTGGACATCCCGCGTCGTGTGGATCAGGGCAAGGTGCCCAACTACAAGACCTTCAAGCATGCCCTCTACGGCATCCAGGAAGGCACACGCGCAGGGTGCCACGTCATGTTCCCGTTCCGCAACATGACCGTGGATCATGTCGTGCCACAGTCGACGGGCGGCGCGGACCACATCGGCCAACCTTCAGCTACTGTGCGCGGCCTGCAACTCGATGAAGGGAACGCGGAGCCAGGAAGAATTTGTCGCGGTCCTGGTGTGGGAAGGTCTGCGACAATAAGGAGCACGGACTTGACAAC
It encodes the following:
- a CDS encoding phage exclusion protein Lit family protein, producing the protein MRSANPTKVAFDLIAGSVPEHRRRLETFWEKYAVCFEEVDGKAGIFLNANIDRVQYTRKDLQVMWLTGFSLWRSLELFAPAVILPTLTGTPSSSFLTLDDKLEEFEYHYRERIGAVTALIGAAELDPARWPPDIPLMVDSRAKLTKAQDMVVFDLVMMATAVLFLHELKHVEFHAEHATGTPRPEKLAEEELQCDVWARDWFMSGLADYASKNGHSYQEVCSKRALALLLVCEYLRLADQHSAVFIRNDYPPLAIRIAALFDAVDLPVGDHCWVVAACILFAETRRQGKITPEFDNTCSKQITQRLIVVLTP